A single region of the Pontimicrobium sp. SW4 genome encodes:
- a CDS encoding translocation/assembly module TamB domain-containing protein: MLLFIILVLLLSIPAVQTRLGKYATKTLNEDFGTNINIEKVGLQFNGDVELKNIYIQDYKKDTLISIKELNTAIISFRKLYNNKLTFGDIDIEGMVFNLKTYKGEEDTNLDIFVAKFDEDSPSREKSDFLLSSSDVSIINSEFRLVDENKEESNVLTFKDLNINATDFLILGPDVSARINKLGFVDNRGLQITNMTTNFGYTLQDMTFDFLQIKTPNSTLKGNLKFEYEREDLQYFVDKVKLTATFEDSEITLSDLNIFYDEFGNNQKANLNVNLFGTLNNLTASNLEFSNSRNTIVDGVIVLKNSFDNKEDTFLMDANFNRLTSSYSDLTRILPNVLGTSIPTIVDSLGVFTIRGKTNLTTKNLDTDIKLTSNIGDLTAKLKIVNINTNDAATYIGNVVMDNFDVGALIGDANAGSISSNLDVKGTGFTAESINSQVKGDVFSIVYNAYEYEKIKVVGNIKNKIFDGNLIVNDQNLNLTFNGLVDFSEKEKKYDFNANVEHANLKALNFIKKDSISIFKSNVSMNMNGSSYDDAYGNISFENTLYKNQNDEYYFKDFAISSRFDKDVRYIEVNSPDIVKGSLNGKFVFRDIYKLLENSLGSIYTNFKPHDIASNQFINYKFNIYNKIAEVFYPELELGSNTYFEGRVESDAKKFSLEFNSPQIKLQDYFANNIHLEVDNKNPLYNTFVEIDSMSSKFYNVSKFSLINVTKNDTLFVKTEFKGGKDNLDDFDLNLFYTINEENNSVLGFRKSNIVFKENDWYINEEKNDFNKVEFDREFKNINIRSLRMSHQNEIINLYGVIKGKTNKNINLDFKDVELAKITPRVDSLTLAGNVNGKLNIQQAQGVYIPESNVTIDNFKVNDFNLGSFKANIKGNRSLTNYAVDISLKDDNTESLSITGGLDFSGNNSTIDLNVNLNEFILNPLNPFGEGVITDIRGEVSGNAKVSGLLSKPQINGELSLDRGGLRVPYLNVDYSFGDETKIILQQQSFIFNNARLTDSEFFSRATLSGNINHVNFSNWQLNLDIDSDRLLVLNTDDSEDALYYGRAFVNGTIDIVGPTDQLVIGAIVSSEEGTFFKIPLNDTESFGESSYIHFLTKEEKIAQINDEKVAAEAIKGLEMDFELDITDDAEIEIIMDKSTGSAIKGRGRGALRTRITTNGIFEMNGDFFITEGTYNYSFQGVVEKEFRVLNGGTLVWEGDPLKAQINIEAVYDKIQANPSVLLDNPINTSIPVEVKIHLTDQLEKPTIDYDLAFPTVSSTLDSELQYRLNDKDSKELQVISLLLTGGFRSELSFGSQDAFGLVSDRLQSMLNEILSSEDGKVNLGLDFQIGQNTPDFETSSRVGVTLSTKLSDNILINGKVGVPIGGVSETVIAGDFEVEMLINEDRTLSLKFFNRENSIRYFGEQIGYTQGVGLSYNVEFDNLKELVQKIYSGKKKEKRKKENTTENATPSYINIKKKDSINSRQSNN; encoded by the coding sequence TTGCTATTGTTCATCATTTTGGTGCTATTGTTATCTATTCCTGCAGTTCAAACTCGGTTGGGTAAATATGCTACAAAAACTCTAAACGAAGATTTTGGAACGAATATAAATATTGAAAAGGTAGGTCTTCAATTTAACGGAGATGTAGAACTAAAAAACATCTACATTCAAGATTATAAAAAAGATACACTTATAAGTATTAAAGAGTTAAATACTGCTATAATAAGTTTTAGAAAGCTATACAACAACAAGCTTACTTTTGGAGACATAGATATAGAAGGGATGGTGTTTAATCTTAAAACCTACAAAGGAGAAGAAGATACCAACTTAGATATTTTTGTGGCTAAGTTTGATGAAGATTCTCCAAGTAGAGAAAAAAGCGATTTCCTACTATCATCAAGTGATGTGTCAATAATTAATAGTGAGTTTAGGCTGGTTGATGAAAATAAAGAAGAAAGTAATGTACTTACATTTAAGGACTTAAATATTAATGCAACCGATTTTTTAATATTAGGGCCAGATGTGAGTGCAAGAATAAACAAGCTTGGATTTGTTGACAATAGAGGATTACAGATAACCAATATGACTACAAATTTTGGTTATACTTTGCAGGATATGACCTTTGATTTTCTTCAAATAAAAACACCTAATTCTACTTTAAAGGGTAATTTAAAATTCGAGTACGAAAGAGAAGATTTACAATACTTTGTAGACAAAGTAAAGCTTACTGCAACTTTTGAAGATTCCGAGATTACTTTAAGTGATTTAAATATATTTTACGACGAATTTGGAAACAATCAAAAAGCGAATTTAAATGTAAATTTATTCGGTACTTTAAATAATCTAACTGCAAGTAATTTAGAATTTAGTAACTCTAGAAACACTATAGTAGACGGAGTAATTGTGCTTAAAAACTCTTTTGATAATAAGGAGGATACATTTTTAATGGATGCTAATTTCAATAGACTTACATCTAGCTATAGTGATCTTACTAGAATACTTCCAAATGTTTTAGGAACATCTATACCAACAATTGTAGATAGCTTAGGTGTATTTACTATTAGAGGAAAAACAAACCTTACTACAAAAAATCTTGATACGGATATAAAGTTAACTTCTAATATTGGAGATTTAACTGCAAAACTTAAAATTGTAAATATAAATACCAATGATGCAGCTACTTATATTGGTAACGTTGTTATGGATAATTTTGATGTAGGCGCATTAATAGGCGATGCAAATGCAGGTAGTATATCATCAAATTTAGATGTTAAGGGAACAGGTTTTACAGCCGAAAGTATTAACTCGCAAGTAAAAGGAGACGTGTTTAGTATTGTCTATAATGCGTATGAATATGAAAAAATCAAAGTAGTAGGAAATATTAAAAACAAGATATTTGATGGTAATTTAATTGTGAATGACCAAAATTTAAATCTGACTTTTAATGGTTTAGTAGATTTTTCTGAGAAGGAAAAAAAATATGATTTTAATGCCAATGTAGAACATGCAAACTTGAAAGCTCTTAATTTTATAAAAAAAGATAGTATTTCAATCTTTAAGAGTAATGTAAGCATGAACATGAATGGAAGCTCTTATGATGATGCTTATGGGAATATTAGTTTTGAAAACACACTCTATAAAAACCAAAATGATGAATACTATTTTAAGGATTTTGCTATTTCCTCAAGATTTGATAAAGATGTCAGGTATATAGAGGTAAACTCACCAGATATAGTTAAGGGAAGTCTTAATGGTAAATTCGTTTTTAGAGACATTTATAAACTTTTAGAAAACTCTTTAGGAAGTATTTATACCAACTTTAAACCGCACGATATAGCTTCTAACCAATTCATAAACTATAAATTTAATATTTATAATAAGATAGCCGAAGTATTTTATCCCGAATTAGAACTTGGAAGTAATACCTATTTCGAAGGTCGTGTAGAAAGTGATGCTAAAAAATTTAGTTTAGAATTCAATTCGCCACAAATAAAACTACAAGATTATTTTGCAAATAACATTCATCTAGAAGTAGATAATAAAAATCCTTTGTATAACACTTTTGTTGAGATAGACAGTATGTCCTCAAAGTTTTACAATGTCTCTAAATTTAGTTTAATTAATGTAACTAAGAATGACACTTTATTTGTTAAAACAGAATTTAAAGGCGGAAAAGATAATCTTGATGATTTTGACCTGAATCTGTTCTATACCATAAATGAAGAGAATAACTCAGTATTAGGATTTAGAAAGTCTAACATAGTATTTAAAGAAAATGATTGGTATATAAACGAAGAAAAGAATGACTTCAATAAAGTTGAATTTGATAGAGAATTTAAAAACATCAATATTAGAAGCTTGCGAATGAGCCATCAAAATGAAATTATTAATTTATATGGTGTCATAAAAGGTAAAACAAATAAAAATATAAACTTAGATTTTAAAGATGTTGAGCTTGCAAAAATAACACCAAGAGTAGATAGTCTTACCTTGGCAGGAAATGTGAATGGTAAATTAAATATACAACAAGCTCAAGGCGTCTATATTCCAGAATCTAATGTTACCATAGACAATTTTAAAGTTAACGATTTCAATCTAGGTTCATTTAAAGCTAATATTAAAGGGAATAGATCTCTTACTAACTATGCTGTAGACATTAGTTTAAAAGACGACAATACCGAATCTCTTTCAATAACTGGAGGATTGGATTTTTCAGGCAATAACTCAACAATTGATTTAAATGTTAATCTTAATGAGTTTATATTAAACCCTCTAAATCCTTTTGGAGAAGGTGTTATTACTGATATTCGCGGTGAAGTATCAGGAAATGCAAAAGTTTCAGGATTATTAAGTAAACCACAAATAAATGGTGAATTAAGTTTAGATAGAGGAGGACTTAGAGTTCCTTATTTGAATGTTGATTATTCATTTGGAGATGAAACAAAAATCATCTTGCAGCAACAAAGTTTTATATTTAATAATGCCAGATTAACCGATTCTGAATTTTTCTCAAGAGCAACATTAAGTGGTAATATAAATCATGTAAATTTTTCTAACTGGCAACTAAACCTTGATATAGATTCTGATAGACTATTAGTATTGAATACAGACGATTCAGAAGATGCTTTATATTATGGTAGAGCCTTTGTTAATGGTACTATTGATATTGTTGGTCCAACAGATCAATTAGTTATTGGAGCTATTGTGTCATCTGAAGAAGGTACGTTTTTCAAAATTCCACTAAACGATACAGAGTCATTTGGCGAGAGCTCTTATATTCATTTTTTAACTAAAGAAGAAAAGATAGCCCAAATTAATGATGAGAAAGTTGCTGCAGAAGCCATAAAAGGTTTAGAAATGGACTTTGAATTGGATATAACTGATGATGCCGAAATCGAAATTATAATGGATAAAAGCACTGGAAGTGCTATTAAAGGACGTGGTAGAGGTGCTTTAAGAACAAGAATTACTACCAATGGTATTTTCGAAATGAATGGCGATTTTTTCATTACTGAAGGAACTTACAATTATAGTTTTCAAGGTGTTGTAGAAAAAGAATTTAGAGTGTTAAACGGAGGTACTTTGGTTTGGGAAGGTGACCCATTAAAAGCACAAATAAACATTGAAGCGGTTTACGATAAAATTCAAGCAAATCCATCGGTATTGTTAGATAACCCTATTAATACAAGTATTCCAGTTGAGGTGAAAATTCATTTAACCGACCAATTAGAGAAACCAACTATTGATTATGATTTAGCGTTCCCAACTGTAAGTTCCACTTTAGATTCCGAGCTGCAATACCGTTTAAACGATAAAGATAGTAAGGAACTACAAGTAATTTCTTTATTACTTACAGGAGGTTTCCGAAGTGAATTGAGTTTTGGCTCTCAGGATGCTTTTGGATTGGTTTCAGATAGATTACAGTCTATGTTAAACGAAATATTATCCTCAGAAGACGGTAAAGTAAATTTAGGATTAGACTTTCAAATTGGTCAAAACACTCCAGATTTTGAAACTAGCAGTCGCGTAGGTGTAACATTGTCAACTAAATTAAGTGATAATATCCTTATTAATGGTAAGGTTGGTGTACCAATTGGAGGTGTTAGCGAAACTGTAATTGCAGGAGATTTTGAAGTAGAAATGCTAATTAACGAAGACAGAACCTTATCGTTAAAATTTTTCAATAGAGAAAATAGTATCAGGTATTTTGGAGAACAAATTGGTTATACACAAGGTGTAGGGCTTTCGTATAATGTGGAGTTTGATAATCTAAAAGAATTAGTTCAAAAAATATATAGTGGTAAAAAGAAGGAGAAAAGGAAAAAAGAAAATACTACCGAAAACGCAACTCCGTCTTATATTAATATCAAGAAAAAAGATTCTATAAACTCACGTCAATCTAATAACTAA
- the tsaD gene encoding tRNA (adenosine(37)-N6)-threonylcarbamoyltransferase complex transferase subunit TsaD, with protein MTSQNIYILGIESSCDDTAASVIHNGSILSNVVANQKIHQEYGGVVPELASRAHQQNIVPVVHQALEKAGITKEQLNAIAFTRGPGLMGSLLVGTSFAKSLAYGLNIPLIDVNHMQAHILAHFIDEEGFDKPEFPFLAMTISGGHTQIVKVNHYFDMEVIGETIDDAVGEAYDKSGKVLGLGYPAGPEMDKRAQQGNPKAFKFTKPKVDGLNFSFSGLKTAILYFIQRETKENPDFIKENLNDICASIQYTIIGILIDKLKLATKQTGIKQIAIGGGVSANSGIRKALKDGEQKFGWKTYVPKFEFTTDNAAMIAIVGYLKYLEEDFAEQNITASARLKI; from the coding sequence ATGACATCACAAAATATTTACATATTAGGAATTGAGTCATCATGCGACGATACAGCCGCTTCTGTTATACACAACGGAAGCATTTTAAGCAATGTTGTTGCTAACCAGAAAATACATCAAGAATATGGTGGTGTTGTGCCTGAATTAGCATCTAGAGCTCACCAACAAAACATTGTTCCTGTCGTGCATCAAGCGCTTGAAAAAGCTGGAATTACAAAAGAACAACTTAATGCTATTGCGTTTACAAGAGGTCCAGGATTAATGGGTTCTTTACTGGTTGGAACATCATTTGCTAAATCACTTGCTTATGGATTAAACATTCCGCTAATAGATGTCAACCACATGCAAGCACATATTTTGGCACATTTTATTGATGAAGAAGGTTTCGACAAACCAGAATTTCCGTTTTTAGCAATGACTATTTCTGGCGGACATACACAAATAGTAAAAGTGAACCACTATTTTGATATGGAAGTCATTGGAGAAACGATTGATGACGCTGTTGGTGAAGCTTATGATAAAAGTGGAAAGGTACTTGGCCTTGGTTATCCAGCTGGTCCAGAAATGGATAAACGTGCACAACAAGGAAACCCTAAGGCTTTTAAATTCACCAAACCCAAAGTTGATGGTTTAAATTTTAGTTTTTCAGGATTAAAAACAGCCATACTCTATTTTATACAGCGTGAAACCAAAGAGAATCCAGATTTTATAAAGGAAAATCTAAATGATATTTGTGCTTCTATACAATACACTATTATTGGTATTTTAATTGATAAACTAAAACTTGCCACTAAACAAACTGGAATTAAGCAAATAGCTATTGGTGGTGGAGTATCTGCTAACTCTGGGATACGAAAAGCATTAAAAGATGGTGAGCAAAAATTTGGTTGGAAAACCTATGTACCAAAGTTTGAATTCACCACAGATAATGCCGCTATGATAGCCATTGTTGGGTATTTAAAATATCTAGAAGAAGATTTTGCAGAACAAAATATTACTGCTTCTGCAAGATTGAAAATATAG
- a CDS encoding 16S rRNA (uracil(1498)-N(3))-methyltransferase: MQLFYNPDINENTSQFTFPKDESRHIAKVLRKKTGDTLCITNGNGWLFEAEIEMVDLKNCMVTIVSKTYKEPKSYKVHIAVAPTKMNDRYEWFLEKASEIGIDSITPIICDHSERKVIKPERFEKILQSAMKQSLHYYLPKLNNAISFTDFINQQHHGQLFIAHCEETKKQSLKSQLKPNADVTILIGPEGDFSVKEIAMALEHQFIPVTLGETRLRTETAAVVASHSVAYTNE, translated from the coding sequence ATGCAACTATTTTACAATCCAGATATCAACGAAAACACCTCTCAGTTCACTTTTCCAAAAGATGAAAGCAGGCATATTGCCAAAGTGTTACGCAAAAAAACTGGAGATACGCTTTGCATCACCAATGGTAATGGTTGGCTATTTGAAGCAGAAATTGAAATGGTCGATTTAAAAAATTGTATGGTAACTATTGTTTCAAAGACTTATAAAGAACCAAAATCATATAAAGTACATATAGCAGTAGCTCCAACAAAAATGAACGACCGCTACGAATGGTTTCTAGAAAAAGCTAGCGAAATTGGAATCGACAGCATCACTCCTATTATTTGCGACCATAGCGAACGTAAAGTTATTAAACCAGAGCGTTTTGAGAAGATATTACAATCTGCCATGAAACAATCATTACACTATTATTTACCTAAGTTGAATAATGCTATCTCCTTTACAGATTTTATAAATCAACAACACCACGGACAATTATTTATAGCACATTGTGAAGAAACTAAAAAGCAGTCGCTAAAAAGTCAACTAAAACCAAATGCAGATGTGACTATTTTAATTGGACCAGAAGGCGATTTTAGTGTTAAAGAAATTGCAATGGCTTTGGAGCATCAATTTATTCCTGTAACTTTGGGAGAAACCAGATTACGAACAGAAACTGCTGCAGTAGTTGCTAGTCATTCGGTTGCCTATACTAATGAATAA
- a CDS encoding DUF4159 domain-containing protein, which translates to MKLVFSIVFSLFSLVSISQEVAILKYRGGGDWYSNPTALPNLIEFCNENINTKIKSKPQTVEANSVDIFQFPFLHMTGHGNVFFNDDDARNLRDYLTSGGFLHIDDNYGMQPYIVKELKKVFPNTDLVEIPANHKLFNIAYDFPQGLPKIHEHDGKRPQALGIFYESRLVVLFTFESDLGDGWEDPEIHNDPEDVREKALKMGANIIKYAFEN; encoded by the coding sequence ATGAAGCTAGTATTTTCTATTGTCTTTTCTCTTTTCTCTCTTGTCTCAATATCACAGGAAGTAGCTATATTAAAATATCGAGGTGGTGGCGATTGGTATAGTAATCCAACCGCTTTACCAAATCTAATAGAATTTTGTAACGAGAATATTAATACCAAAATAAAGTCGAAGCCTCAAACTGTTGAAGCCAATAGTGTAGATATATTTCAATTTCCTTTTTTACACATGACTGGTCATGGAAACGTTTTTTTTAATGATGACGACGCTCGAAACTTAAGGGACTATCTTACTTCTGGAGGGTTTTTACATATCGACGATAATTACGGCATGCAACCCTATATTGTAAAAGAACTTAAAAAAGTATTTCCAAATACCGATTTAGTAGAGATTCCAGCAAATCACAAGCTATTTAATATTGCGTATGACTTTCCCCAAGGTTTACCAAAAATCCATGAGCATGATGGTAAGCGTCCGCAAGCTTTAGGTATATTTTACGAGTCACGTTTGGTAGTGCTTTTTACGTTTGAAAGTGATTTAGGTGATGGTTGGGAAGACCCAGAAATACACAACGATCCAGAAGATGTTAGAGAAAAAGCACTAAAAATGGGAGCGAATATTATTAAATATGCTTTTGAGAATTAA
- a CDS encoding TrmH family RNA methyltransferase, which produces MQLNHYNTNFTKRQFPITLICDNITNAPNLGSLFRIADAFGITELIFCGEYIPLGRKMTKTSRATEKIVSHQVNDSAIEVVKKLKENNHQIISLEITTNSKPIHQFKIPKNMPIALVIGDENFGVSEEILNISDAIIHIDMFGQNSSMNVVQAANIALYEMTKQLL; this is translated from the coding sequence TTGCAACTCAACCACTACAATACCAATTTCACTAAACGACAGTTTCCAATCACACTAATTTGTGATAACATCACTAATGCACCAAACCTTGGTAGTTTGTTTAGAATTGCTGATGCTTTTGGGATTACAGAACTTATTTTTTGCGGTGAATATATTCCGTTAGGACGTAAAATGACTAAGACGTCTAGAGCTACCGAAAAAATTGTGTCACATCAAGTAAATGACTCTGCCATTGAAGTCGTTAAAAAACTTAAAGAAAATAACCATCAAATCATTTCTTTAGAAATTACTACTAACAGCAAACCAATTCATCAGTTTAAAATTCCAAAAAATATGCCTATTGCATTAGTCATTGGAGATGAGAATTTCGGAGTTTCTGAAGAAATTTTAAACATTTCAGATGCAATAATCCATATAGATATGTTTGGGCAAAACAGTAGTATGAATGTTGTACAAGCAGCAAATATTGCACTATATGAAATGACTAAGCAATTATTGTAA
- a CDS encoding AI-2E family transporter, which translates to MNSKIISNGILRALAIILGITVLLYFLYKIQSVIVYIAIASVISLIGLPIVRFLKAKLKFRSTIAVVTTMAILIALLIGLVRMFIPLIVEQGHNLSLLNIDQLQDNVEDLYFQLTNYFGLNSYDVERSIKESNLLSKLDYSIIPNFLNSVVSGLGSFSVGLFSVLFIAFFLLKDSQLLEQGIMVFVPDNKETRSKKSFEKIKTLLSRYFVGLIFQILILFVIYTIVLLVFGVKNAIVIAFLCALLNLIPYVGPMVGGVLMLTLTMSSFMGSSFSEVIVPKTTYVMIGFVIGQLVDNFFSQPFIFSKSVKSHPLEIFLVIIIAGILFGVLGMIVAIPTYTAIKVILKEFLAENKIVKQLTKDI; encoded by the coding sequence ATGAATTCTAAAATCATATCAAACGGTATATTAAGAGCGTTAGCAATTATTCTTGGTATAACAGTATTGCTTTATTTTTTATATAAAATTCAGTCAGTAATAGTATATATCGCTATTGCTTCTGTTATTTCATTAATTGGTTTACCAATTGTTAGGTTTTTAAAGGCAAAATTAAAATTTAGAAGCACTATAGCTGTTGTTACTACCATGGCTATTTTAATAGCATTACTAATTGGGCTTGTGAGAATGTTTATTCCGCTTATAGTTGAGCAAGGTCATAACTTGTCTTTGCTAAATATTGACCAATTACAAGACAATGTTGAAGATTTATACTTTCAATTAACCAATTATTTTGGTTTAAATAGTTATGATGTTGAACGCTCAATAAAAGAATCCAATCTACTCTCAAAGCTTGATTACTCTATCATTCCAAATTTTTTAAACTCTGTAGTTAGTGGTTTAGGTAGTTTTAGTGTAGGATTGTTTTCAGTACTATTTATTGCATTTTTCTTACTAAAAGACAGTCAATTATTAGAACAAGGTATTATGGTTTTTGTTCCAGATAATAAGGAAACACGGTCTAAAAAATCATTTGAAAAAATAAAAACATTATTGTCTCGCTATTTTGTTGGCTTGATATTTCAAATACTCATCCTATTTGTAATCTATACAATCGTATTACTCGTTTTTGGAGTGAAAAACGCTATTGTAATTGCGTTTCTATGCGCCTTATTAAACTTAATTCCTTATGTAGGACCTATGGTTGGAGGCGTTTTAATGCTAACGCTTACCATGTCAAGTTTTATGGGCTCTAGTTTTAGCGAAGTAATTGTACCCAAAACGACGTATGTAATGATCGGTTTCGTTATTGGTCAATTAGTTGATAATTTTTTTAGCCAACCATTTATCTTCTCGAAAAGTGTAAAATCTCATCCTTTAGAAATATTTCTAGTAATTATAATAGCTGGAATTTTATTTGGCGTTTTAGGTATGATTGTCGCAATACCAACTTACACAGCTATTAAAGTGATTTTAAAGGAGTTTTTAGCCGAAAACAAGATAGTCAAGCAACTTACTAAAGATATATAA